GAGCAAATGGCCCGATAGAAGATATAACCATTAGGATGAGTGCAAATCGGGCAATGGTAAACGAAAAATGAAGTCTATTTTGTGAAAAGGTTTCTTCTTTCCTATGTTTTGTAAATAACCAGACAAAAATGTAGCTCAGAAAAATATGTAAAGTTGATATGATAATACTTCCTGCTGCATAGCCTTGCCATGGAAATAAAATAAGCATACCTAAAACTGTTAATTGTAAAAGCCAAAAAAGCCGGTTAAAAACCTGCAAATATGTTTTTTGTATATACGCTGATACAAGTGCTACAAAGAGCGCATTAAAAATCCAACCTAAAAAGGCTACGTGTGAATGCCCGTGTAACCAATATTTATAATTTAAACCTGAAACAGGATAGATATAAAAACACCTGAGAAATAACCCTAGTACAGTTACAATAAATAGGAATAATAAAGATACCCAGGCCCACCTTTTAAATATCAATTCACTTTTATCCACTTATTTTAATTTATACTTTAGTGTATATAGCCAGATGCCTGAATAGTTTTCATCTTAAAGTTAAAGATATTAGCAATGTTTTGTGCTTTCAATCGAGCTTCTGTTGCTTTACTTCCAGCAAAATGTGCATCTAAAGTTTCAAGAAATAATTGGATCCACCTATTAAAATGATTTTCTCCTATTGGTAATTGGATATGTTTATCAAAGGGACTGCCTTGATATTCATTTTCTCCTAATAATAACTTAGACCAGAACTTATACATTTTAGGTAAATGATCCTTCCAATTTACTTGAGCTATTTCATTAAAAATTGGGGAAAGTAATTCATCCTCATTTACTTTTTTATAAAACTCGTCTACTAGTAATTGTATGTCTGAATTATTCTCTATGTCTTTCATGTATTTATTGATTAGGATGTTAAGTCATTTACTTTAGATTTTAAATCTACCTCAATTAGCCTTTGTAAGATTTTTAATCCATCTATTCAAAATTATATCAACTTATTTTAAGTCATTATGATCTGGATCATATCTTAAATCAGATGAAACACCCATTTTTGCTCATAATGTATAACTTAAAATTGTTACAATAACAATTTTAACATACTTCAAAATATTTTGATTCTTGAACTTATATTTTGAGTTTTAAAGTCAAAATTTTTTTTTAGTATGATAAATATTGCTGTTTTAAAGAAATATGAAGCGAGTGAAACCTTCTTTAAAAAAGATGAAATCATCTTTAGAGAAGGAAACAAAGCATTATTTTACTGGCAAATTTACTGTGGTACTGTAAAAATGGTGAATTACAGCCCTGATGGTAAAGAATTTACTCAGGGTATTTTTAATAAAGGGGAAAGTTTTGGTGAACCTCCTCTTTTTACTGACTTAGAATATCCTAGTAATGCAGTTGCAGTTGATGATGTAACTATACTTAAATTACC
The genomic region above belongs to Chondrinema litorale and contains:
- a CDS encoding group III truncated hemoglobin; translated protein: MKDIENNSDIQLLVDEFYKKVNEDELLSPIFNEIAQVNWKDHLPKMYKFWSKLLLGENEYQGSPFDKHIQLPIGENHFNRWIQLFLETLDAHFAGSKATEARLKAQNIANIFNFKMKTIQASGYIH